A portion of the Blautia hansenii DSM 20583 genome contains these proteins:
- a CDS encoding Uma2 family endonuclease, translating to MALPQEQGYTIEDIYALPEGTRAELIDGKIYYMVPPNTKHQRISGFLHSKIYQYISNHNGTCETFTAPFAVFLSKDNKNYVEPDISVICDKNKLTDKGCVGAPDWIIEIVSPGSRRMDYFTKLFKYRTAGVKEYWLVDSDKNRILVYNFENEDTQEFTFSDIIKAGIYTDLSIDFSQLNI from the coding sequence ATGGCTTTACCACAAGAACAAGGTTACACTATTGAAGATATTTACGCTTTACCGGAAGGGACTAGGGCAGAATTAATTGATGGAAAGATTTATTACATGGTACCGCCCAACACAAAACATCAACGAATTTCTGGTTTCCTGCATAGTAAAATATACCAATATATTTCAAATCATAATGGTACTTGCGAAACATTTACAGCTCCATTTGCAGTGTTTTTATCTAAAGACAACAAAAATTACGTTGAGCCGGATATAAGTGTTATATGTGATAAAAACAAACTCACAGACAAAGGATGTGTAGGTGCACCAGACTGGATAATAGAAATTGTGTCACCCGGCAGCAGACGAATGGACTATTTCACCAAACTTTTTAAATATCGCACTGCCGGCGTAAAAGAATATTGGCTTGTCGACTCAGATAAGAATAGAATTCTGGTATACAATTTTGAAAATGAAGATACTCAGGAATTTACTTTTTCTGACATCATAAAAGCCGGTATATATACAGATTTATCTATTGATTTTTCACAGCTTAATATTTAA